One part of the Pelecanus crispus isolate bPelCri1 chromosome 20, bPelCri1.pri, whole genome shotgun sequence genome encodes these proteins:
- the SHC2 gene encoding LOW QUALITY PROTEIN: SHC-transforming protein 2 (The sequence of the model RefSeq protein was modified relative to this genomic sequence to represent the inferred CDS: deleted 1 base in 1 codon) has product MTSARRGPGGAGGGREPARRRRSGTERNGAVAAERSGAEAAPGMLPEPKYDRFRDEPLTASMPSPTPAPCPAAGEEPEPGTTFCALLPRMPQWKFPGPAGFLGRGPAGAGRELSATTRAGGSGAAGTPSALAAVLGACEPLCAAPCSLPAGGRARGAAAAAGRAARAEAARPGGEEWSRKGSFIRKPAQGWLHPDERVLGPGVSYIVRYMGCIEVLRSMRSLDFNTRTQVTREAINRLYEAVPGVKGIWKKKAPNKALFSILGKSNLRFAGMSIAVNISVDGLNLMIPTTRQIIANHHMQSISFASGGDTDTTDYVAYVAKDPINQRACHILECCEGLAQSVISTVGQAFELRFKQYLHSPPKVVAPPDRVLGADESAWGEDEEAAEHDYYNSIPGKEPPPGGLIDSRLRHGTILGHVRTQPSSSGSPSQGGFAARRDQSSQPGPPWDLESQGQSCDGYLQADSHPLGPWDYEEHMYVNTQSLDAWEPEAAARGVPEESPKKDLFDMRPFEDALKLHECIAGGCTSPPIEDQWPSPPTRKAPIAPTEEQLRREPWYHGKMSRRDAERLLQTDGDFLVRDSLTNPGQYVLTGMHSGQPKHLLLVDPEGVVRTKDVLFESISHLISHHQQNEQPIVAAESELHLRQVVRRKQ; this is encoded by the exons ATGACATcagcgcggcgcggccccgggggagcgggcggggggcgggagccggcgcggcggcggcggagcggaaCGGAGCGGAACGGAGCGGtggcggcggagcggagcggagcggag gcggcCCCGGGCATGCTCCCGGAGCCCAAGTATGACCGCTTCCGCGACGAGCCGCTGACCGCCTCCATGCCGTCGCCGacccccgctccctgccccgcggcgggcgAGGAGCCCGAGCCCGGCACCACCTTCTGCGCGCTGCTGCCGCGGATGCCGCAGTGGAAGTTCCCGGGCCCCGCCGGTTTCctcggccgcggccccgccggtgCCGGCCGGGAGCTCTCCGCAACGACCCgagcgggggggagcggggccgcggggacCCCCTCGGCGCTGGCCGCCGTGCTGGGCGCCTGCGAGCCGCTCTGCGCCGCGCCCTGCTCGTTAccggccggcgggcgggcgcggggggcggcggcggcggcggggcgggcggcgcgggcggaggcggcccggccgggcggggaggAGTGGAGCCGAAAGGGCAGCTTCATCCGCAAACCGGCGCAGGGCTGGCTGCACCCCGACGAGCGGGTGCTGGGGCCCGGCGTCTCCTACATCGTCCGG TACATGGGGTGCATCGAGGTGCTGCGCTCCATGAGGTCCCTCGACTTCAACACCCGGACGCAGGTCACCAG GGAAGCCATCAACAGACTGTACGAGGCGGTGCCGGGCGTGAAGGGCATCTGGAAGAAGAAG GCTCCCAACAAAGCCCTCTTCTCCATCCTGGGCAAGAGCAACCTCCGCTTTGCTGGCATGAGCATCGCTGTCAACATCTCCGTCGATGGGCTGAACCTCATGATCCCCACCACGCGCCAG ATCATCGCCAACCACCACATGCAATCCATCTCCTTCGCCTCCGGCGGGGACACG gacACCACGGACTACGTCGCCTACGTCGCCAAGGACCCCATCAACCAGAGAG CCTGCCACATCCTGGAGTGTTGCGAGGGGCTGGCGCAGAGCGTCATCAGCACGGTGGGACAGGCCTTCGAGCTGCGCTTCAAGCAGTACCTGCACAGCCCCCCCAAGGTGGTGGCACCCCCAGACAG ggtgctgggtgcagacGAGTCAGCCTggggggaggatgaggaggcaGCCGAGCACGATTACTACAACAGCATCCCGGGGAAAGAGCCGCCCCCAGGGGGGCTGATCGATTCCCGGCTCCGGCACGGCACGATCCTGGGCCACGTCCGCACTCAGCCCTCCAGCTCCGGCTCCCCCAGCCAG ggtgggtttgcagccaggCGAGATCAGAGCAGCCAGCCGGGGCCACCCTGGGACCTGGAGAGCCAGG GCCAGTCCTGCGACGGGTACCTGCAGGCAGACAGCCACCCCCTGGGGCCATGGGACTACGAGGAGCACATGTACGTGAACACGCAGAGCCTGGATGCCTGGGAGCCGGAGGCAGCAGCTCGCGGGGTGCCGGAGGAGAGCCCCAAAAAGGACCTCTTTGATATGA GGCCGTTCGAGGATGCCCTGAAGCTCCACGAGTGCATTGCTGGGGGCTGCACCAGTCCCCCCATTGAGGACCAGTGGCCGAGCCCCCCTACGCGGAAAGCCCCCATCGCCCCCACGGAGGAGCAGCTCAGACGGGAGCCGTGGTACCACGGGAAGATGAGCCGGCGGGACGCCGAGAGGCTCCTGCAGACAGACGGGGACTTCCTGGTGCGGGACAGCCTCACCAACCCGGGGCAGTACGTGCTGACCGGCATGCACAGCGGGCAGCCCAAGCACCTACTGCTGGTGGATCCCGAGGGCGTG GTGAGGACCAAGGACGTGCTGTTCGAGAGCATCAGCCACCTCATCAGCCACCACCAGCAGAACGAGCAGCCCATCGTGGCTGCGGAGAGCGAGTTGCACCTGCGCCAGGTTGTCCGGAGGAAGCAGTGA